In a genomic window of Arachnia rubra:
- a CDS encoding beta-N-acetylhexosaminidase → MPVLIPLPSAVEWGVGEYLLTERTTIGCRAGASPQEAEAASAVRLVLAETTGLPLPAADDPGILVSLDPGLPAEGYRLEVRPDGVSITAADRRGALWAAQTLLQLGPDDVYAVPLGKSVPLAAARIEDAPRFARRGAMLDSSRHFLQVAEVLDFIDWMARHKLNVFHWHLTDDQGWRVASDRYPLLAEKASWRSKTSNRVWGDDGTPHGGYYTLQQIAAVAEYARQRGIETVPEIDFPGHATAVLAAYPQFATDPSGLDGVAHYPTIFDNVLNFSPESLEFVHEIWSEVIEATGARYVHIGGDEVPTVHWEASEEVAQRAREFGVDDPGSIQRWFTLHMRDWLNERGVTPIGWDEVVDPGPVAGMVCQSWRGAEQGVKAATQGMDVIMSPCSHTYFDFYQSDAREEPYGQGDVTTLEKAYSFDPLEGITPEAADHILGTQFQLWSEFLPSYRAVQYAAWPRGCALAEVAWSSPQGRDFAEFSERIAGHLRRFEAAGVNYRPLSGPHPWQEGGTGWRRRPPED, encoded by the coding sequence ATGCCGGTCCTGATACCGCTTCCATCTGCCGTCGAGTGGGGTGTGGGGGAGTACCTGCTGACGGAGCGGACCACCATAGGCTGCCGCGCCGGTGCGAGCCCTCAGGAGGCAGAGGCCGCCAGTGCGGTGCGCCTGGTGCTGGCCGAGACCACCGGTCTGCCGCTGCCCGCCGCCGATGACCCCGGCATCCTCGTGAGCCTCGATCCCGGCCTGCCGGCAGAGGGGTATCGCCTTGAGGTGCGCCCTGACGGGGTGAGCATCACCGCCGCCGACCGGCGGGGGGCGCTCTGGGCGGCCCAGACCCTGCTGCAGCTGGGTCCCGACGACGTCTACGCCGTCCCGCTGGGCAAGAGCGTCCCGCTGGCCGCCGCCCGCATCGAGGATGCCCCCCGGTTCGCCAGGCGCGGCGCAATGCTCGACTCGTCACGGCACTTCCTGCAGGTCGCCGAGGTGCTTGACTTCATCGACTGGATGGCCCGGCACAAGCTCAACGTCTTCCACTGGCACCTGACTGACGACCAGGGCTGGCGGGTCGCGTCGGACCGCTATCCGCTGCTGGCCGAGAAAGCCAGCTGGCGGTCCAAGACCTCGAACCGGGTGTGGGGTGACGACGGCACCCCGCACGGCGGCTACTACACCCTGCAGCAGATCGCCGCGGTCGCTGAGTATGCCCGGCAGCGGGGCATCGAGACCGTCCCCGAGATTGATTTCCCCGGTCACGCCACCGCGGTGCTGGCCGCCTATCCGCAGTTTGCCACCGACCCGAGCGGCCTGGACGGGGTGGCCCACTACCCGACGATCTTCGACAACGTCCTCAACTTCTCCCCGGAGTCCCTGGAGTTCGTCCATGAGATCTGGTCCGAGGTGATCGAAGCGACGGGCGCCCGCTACGTCCACATCGGCGGCGACGAGGTGCCGACGGTGCACTGGGAGGCCTCCGAGGAGGTCGCGCAGCGGGCGAGGGAGTTCGGCGTCGACGATCCGGGCTCGATCCAGCGCTGGTTTACGCTGCACATGCGGGACTGGCTGAACGAGCGCGGCGTGACCCCGATCGGCTGGGACGAGGTCGTCGACCCCGGTCCGGTCGCCGGCATGGTCTGCCAGTCCTGGCGCGGCGCGGAGCAGGGGGTGAAGGCGGCGACGCAGGGCATGGACGTGATCATGAGCCCCTGCAGCCACACCTACTTCGACTTCTACCAGTCCGATGCGCGGGAGGAACCCTACGGGCAGGGTGACGTGACGACGCTGGAGAAGGCCTACAGCTTCGATCCCCTGGAGGGCATCACACCGGAGGCCGCGGACCACATCCTGGGCACCCAGTTCCAGCTGTGGTCGGAGTTCCTGCCCAGCTACCGGGCAGTGCAGTATGCGGCGTGGCCGCGGGGCTGTGCGCTGGCGGAGGTCGCCTGGTCGTCGCCTCAGGGGCGGGACTTCGCGGAGTTCTCAGAGCGCATCGCCGGGCACCTGAGGCGCTTCGAGGCGGCGGGCGTCAACTACCGTCCGCTGTCCGGCCCGCATCCCTGGCAGGAGGGCGGCACCGGCTGGCGCCGCCGTCCACCGGAGGACTAA
- a CDS encoding NUDIX hydrolase — protein sequence MSKKPKIVSAGGVVLRQHTSGLQVLLIHRDRYDDWSLPKGKRETDELLPETAVREIREETGVASRLDLRLPSVRYKVSKGPKAVHYWRSEVVSQRPRRPDDEVSAVKWLPVEAALEKLTYPDERAVIEAAVAAPPTNALLIVRHAKAMQRKHWSGEDQKRSLSGRGRGQAKRLVDVLAAFGVERLVSSAAARCKKTLGPYAKASKLTIETYDQLTEESAAKNPKAVRKLMAELLKGLDCPTAVCGHRPVLPEMYAGLGVKEKPMVVSEVRALHFGPDGLVTMETFKPTA from the coding sequence ATGAGCAAGAAGCCGAAGATCGTCTCTGCGGGCGGGGTGGTGCTGCGCCAGCACACCAGTGGCCTGCAGGTGCTGCTCATCCACCGCGACCGCTACGACGACTGGTCGCTGCCCAAAGGCAAGCGGGAGACCGACGAGCTGCTGCCAGAGACCGCCGTCCGCGAGATCCGGGAGGAGACCGGGGTGGCGTCCCGCCTGGACCTACGGCTGCCGAGCGTGCGCTACAAGGTCTCCAAGGGGCCGAAGGCCGTCCACTACTGGCGCTCCGAGGTCGTCTCGCAGCGTCCCCGCCGTCCCGACGACGAGGTGTCGGCGGTCAAGTGGCTACCCGTCGAGGCCGCCCTCGAGAAGCTCACCTACCCCGATGAGCGCGCCGTGATCGAGGCGGCCGTCGCGGCCCCGCCGACCAACGCGCTGTTGATCGTCCGGCATGCCAAGGCGATGCAGCGCAAGCACTGGTCCGGGGAGGACCAGAAGCGGAGCCTGTCCGGCCGGGGCCGGGGCCAGGCCAAACGTCTCGTGGACGTGCTAGCGGCCTTCGGGGTCGAACGCCTGGTCAGCTCCGCGGCGGCTCGCTGCAAGAAGACCCTGGGGCCCTACGCGAAGGCCAGCAAGCTCACAATCGAGACCTATGACCAGCTCACTGAGGAGTCGGCGGCGAAGAACCCGAAGGCGGTCCGCAAGCTCATGGCGGAGCTGCTGAAAGGCCTCGACTGCCCGACCGCGGTGTGTGGCCACCGCCCGGTGCTGCCGGAGATGTACGCGGGCCTTGGCGTCAAGGAGAAGCCGATGGTGGTCTCGGAGGTGCGGGCCCTGCACTTTGGCCCCGACGGCCTGGTCACGATGGAGACGTTCAAACCGACGGCCTGA